From a region of the Neobacillus niacini genome:
- a CDS encoding twin-arginine translocase TatA/TatE family subunit — MLQNIGIPGLILVLVIALIIFGPSKLPELGRAVGSTLKEFKKSTRELVSDEDPSKVQPKKEEKTI; from the coding sequence ATGCTTCAGAACATAGGCATTCCTGGTTTAATTCTTGTTTTAGTTATTGCATTAATCATTTTCGGACCTTCAAAATTACCCGAATTAGGTCGTGCTGTTGGATCCACCCTAAAGGAATTTAAAAAATCTACACGTGAATTGGTTTCCGATGAGGACCCTAGTAAGGTACAGCCTAAAAAAGAGGAAAAGACGATTTAA
- the tatC gene encoding twin-arginine translocase subunit TatC, translated as MSKHDMALIGHFEELRKRLIIILGAFMALFILAFVYVEDIYQWLVQDLEVQLAILGPSDILWVYLMLSCVVAISGSIPIAAYQIWLFVRPALKDSERKVTLAYIPSLFLLFIVGISFGYFIIFPIVFQFLLSMSEGMFMTFFTTEKYFTFLLHMTLPFGFLFELPVVIMFLTSLGVLNPYRLQKIRKYSYFVLIVTAVLITPPDFLSDILVVIPLIFLYECSVLLSKVVFKRKQKLNLAA; from the coding sequence ATGTCTAAACATGATATGGCTTTGATTGGACATTTTGAAGAATTACGTAAACGACTGATTATCATACTCGGTGCCTTTATGGCTTTGTTTATTTTAGCCTTTGTCTATGTTGAAGATATTTATCAATGGCTGGTTCAGGACTTAGAGGTACAACTAGCTATCTTAGGACCAAGCGATATTTTATGGGTATATTTGATGCTATCCTGTGTGGTGGCAATTTCAGGGAGTATTCCTATAGCAGCCTATCAAATTTGGCTGTTTGTTCGTCCAGCCTTGAAAGATTCCGAGCGAAAAGTAACATTAGCTTATATTCCATCTTTATTCCTTTTATTTATTGTTGGAATTAGTTTCGGATACTTTATCATTTTCCCGATTGTTTTTCAGTTCCTTCTCTCCATGTCGGAGGGTATGTTTATGACATTTTTCACCACAGAAAAGTATTTTACGTTTTTACTGCATATGACCCTGCCTTTTGGATTTTTATTCGAACTTCCGGTAGTGATCATGTTCCTGACAAGTCTTGGAGTATTAAATCCATACCGATTACAAAAAATTCGCAAGTACTCCTACTTTGTTCTCATCGTAACCGCTGTTTTAATTACTCCACCGGATTTCCTATCTGATATTTTGGTAGTTATCCCACTAATCTTTTTATATGAGTGCAGTGTTTTATTATCAAAAGTAGTCTTTAAGCGAAAACAAAAATTAAACTTGGCTGCATAA
- a CDS encoding family 43 glycosylhydrolase: MNNSKGFDNVNFYDIKWELKGDLWAHDPVIAKEGSSWYVFHTGNGIQIKTSEDGVNWKQAEQIFPSLPEWSKQYVPEKEEESIWAPDIYFHDGTYYIYYSVSTFGKNTSAIGLVTNTTLNPENPDYTWVDKGYVIHSSESDNYNAIDANLIFDQEGVPWLNFGSFWSGIKLIQLDPVTMKPAEGAELLSISSRTDQPNTIEAPFIVYRNGYYYQFVSFDFCCRGIESTYKIVVGRSKNITGPYFDRDGVSMMEGGGTLIDAGDDRWIGPGHCAVYFSGDSSLLVNHAYDALKKGKPTLRIKPLHWDQEGWPHI; encoded by the coding sequence ATGAATAACTCAAAAGGCTTTGATAATGTAAATTTTTACGACATAAAATGGGAACTGAAAGGCGATTTATGGGCCCATGATCCGGTTATAGCGAAGGAAGGTTCTAGCTGGTATGTTTTTCATACTGGAAATGGCATTCAAATAAAAACGTCTGAAGACGGGGTTAACTGGAAGCAGGCAGAACAAATATTTCCGTCATTGCCCGAGTGGTCTAAACAGTATGTACCTGAGAAAGAGGAGGAAAGTATTTGGGCACCAGATATATATTTCCATGATGGAACCTATTATATCTACTATTCTGTGTCCACTTTTGGTAAAAATACTTCCGCCATCGGATTAGTAACCAATACCACGCTCAACCCTGAAAATCCTGATTACACATGGGTGGACAAGGGATATGTTATTCATTCCAGTGAGTCAGACAACTACAATGCTATTGATGCTAATTTGATTTTCGACCAAGAAGGTGTGCCATGGTTGAATTTTGGATCATTCTGGTCCGGAATCAAGCTTATTCAATTGGACCCTGTAACGATGAAGCCAGCAGAAGGTGCGGAGCTTTTGTCTATTTCAAGCAGAACGGACCAGCCAAATACAATTGAAGCGCCTTTCATTGTCTACCGTAACGGCTATTATTATCAGTTTGTATCTTTTGATTTTTGCTGCCGCGGAATTGAAAGTACCTACAAAATTGTCGTTGGCCGATCAAAGAATATTACAGGACCTTATTTTGACCGAGATGGGGTGTCGATGATGGAGGGAGGAGGAACACTGATCGACGCAGGAGATGATAGATGGATTGGTCCTGGACATTGTGCAGTTTATTTTTCAGGTGACTCCTCCCTTCTTGTCAACCACGCTTATGACGCTTTGAAAAAGGGAAAACCAACGCTGCGGATTAAACCGTTGCATTGGGATCAAGAAGGCTGGCCGCATATCTAA
- a CDS encoding MBL fold metallo-hydrolase encodes MKVYKHGDSLVTEIKETRIHDGAVSFWNLGQAGILIKGREEDGFICIDPYLSNSIEQTNPETEFKRAFPPVLSPAMLENADAILITHEHDDHLDFATLREVGQNGENPTFVVPAPLVSMVETETGSKNLAAAKHNESFRIKGYQITPVPAAHTSYQVDVNGDHLYLGYLIEVNGVHLFHSGDTIVTPELIEKVKEFKPHVVFLPINGGDFFRSSREIVGNMSYREAVDFSVRVGADLIIPIHYDMFPNNRENPAYFVDYLFTHYPNQKFHMMAPGERFIYHL; translated from the coding sequence ATGAAGGTCTATAAACATGGGGATTCTTTGGTAACCGAGATTAAGGAAACGCGAATTCATGATGGTGCTGTTTCGTTTTGGAATTTAGGACAGGCTGGGATTTTGATTAAAGGCAGAGAGGAAGATGGATTCATCTGTATTGATCCTTATCTTTCAAACAGTATTGAACAGACAAATCCTGAAACAGAATTTAAACGGGCATTTCCACCTGTTCTTTCTCCAGCCATGTTGGAAAACGCAGATGCTATTTTAATCACTCATGAACATGATGATCATCTGGATTTTGCCACGTTAAGGGAAGTCGGGCAAAATGGGGAGAATCCGACTTTTGTAGTTCCCGCTCCACTCGTATCAATGGTCGAAACGGAAACAGGCAGCAAGAACCTGGCAGCTGCAAAACACAATGAATCTTTTCGTATAAAGGGATATCAGATTACACCTGTTCCAGCAGCACATACAAGTTATCAAGTCGATGTAAATGGTGATCATCTATATTTAGGTTATCTCATAGAAGTAAATGGCGTTCACCTGTTCCATAGCGGTGATACGATTGTCACCCCGGAATTGATTGAGAAGGTAAAAGAGTTTAAACCCCATGTTGTATTCCTACCGATTAATGGCGGCGACTTTTTCCGTTCTTCACGAGAAATCGTTGGAAACATGAGCTATCGCGAAGCAGTGGACTTTTCAGTTCGTGTAGGCGCTGATCTGATTATTCCGATTCATTATGATATGTTTCCGAATAATCGCGAGAATCCTGCTTATTTTGTAGATTACTTGTTTACTCATTATCCAAATCAAAAGTTTCATATGATGGCACCTGGAGAACGTTTTATTTATCACTTATAA
- a CDS encoding aldo/keto reductase family protein: MKYRRLGNSGLKVSEIGLGSWLTYGKSVNNQTAHDCIHKAYELGINFFDTANAYEGGKAEEVLGEVLKEYPRSSYVVATKLFFPMGTGPNERGLSRKHIVEQCDASLKRLGLDYIDLYQCHRYDPEVPMEETFFALDDLIRQGKILYAGVSEWSAAQIEKAVGIGKDYRLRPIISNQPIYNMFERYIEDEVLPVSIEKGIGQIVFSPLAQGVLTGKYKPHAEKPANSRAANDATNFVINSYFRDDVLTVVQKLNGLASELGVTLSQLALAWILRHPTISSAIIGASRIEQIEENVKAVDIKLDQHVLQAIDSILEEVKDFAPLR; the protein is encoded by the coding sequence ATGAAATACCGCAGACTTGGAAACAGTGGATTAAAAGTAAGTGAAATCGGGTTAGGCAGCTGGCTGACCTATGGAAAATCAGTAAATAATCAGACTGCACATGATTGTATTCATAAAGCATATGAACTGGGTATTAACTTCTTCGATACAGCCAACGCCTATGAAGGTGGAAAGGCAGAAGAGGTCTTGGGTGAGGTGTTAAAAGAATATCCTAGAAGTTCATATGTTGTAGCAACGAAGCTATTTTTCCCGATGGGTACAGGGCCGAATGAGCGAGGGCTTTCAAGAAAACATATTGTCGAACAATGTGATGCTAGTTTAAAACGGTTAGGCTTGGATTATATTGACCTCTACCAATGTCACCGCTATGACCCAGAGGTACCAATGGAGGAGACTTTTTTTGCTCTTGATGATTTGATCAGGCAAGGGAAGATCCTTTATGCGGGTGTGAGTGAATGGAGCGCAGCCCAAATTGAAAAAGCAGTTGGGATAGGCAAAGATTATCGATTAAGACCGATTATTTCTAATCAGCCTATTTATAATATGTTTGAAAGATATATTGAGGATGAAGTCCTTCCCGTATCGATCGAAAAAGGGATTGGACAAATTGTTTTCTCCCCATTAGCTCAGGGAGTCTTAACAGGTAAGTATAAACCTCATGCAGAAAAACCAGCCAATAGCAGGGCTGCGAACGATGCAACAAACTTTGTCATCAATAGTTATTTCCGGGACGATGTCCTGACAGTGGTACAGAAATTAAACGGTTTAGCATCAGAACTAGGGGTTACGTTAAGTCAGTTAGCACTGGCATGGATTCTCCGTCACCCAACTATCAGCTCTGCGATTATTGGAGCCAGCCGGATAGAGCAAATTGAAGAAAATGTAAAGGCCGTGGATATCAAATTGGATCAACATGTTTTACAAGCGATCGATTCAATCCTTGAAGAAGTAAAAGACTTTGCACCATTGAGATAG
- a CDS encoding MATE family efflux transporter produces MESLQDSQQRRMTLRAITWPIFIELFLQMIMGSTDIIMLSHISDDVVAAIGVANQLVFFAILLFSFTATGTAVLISQYLGAGLKKDAKQASAISLSINLGIGLIVSVLFVIFKGPLLNIFHLDEDIAIIGYDYLSIVGGTLFLQAMLVTISAILRSNGFTREAMFVSVMMNLIHLAGNAIVIYGWFGFPEMGVKGVALSTAFSRAAALVIAFWFMYKRLPIRIEWNDYIDFQLTHIKKILKIGIPSAGEQLSYNTSQMAMTAITALLGAAALSTRVYTWNIMSFIMLFALAVGQGTQILIGYRVGAGDFAGAYKQLLKSLKVSFIITIVIAILIAIFREVIMGLFTDDPEIIKVGSTLLLLCLILEPGRTLNLIVVNSLRATGDAVFTVKMGVLSMWGIAVPVSYLLGIQFGLGLAGVWIAFIADEWFRGIVMYFRWKSRVWEKKVLVDKKEVVAS; encoded by the coding sequence ATGGAAAGTTTACAAGATTCACAGCAAAGACGTATGACCCTGCGTGCCATAACGTGGCCGATTTTTATCGAATTGTTTCTGCAAATGATTATGGGAAGTACAGATATTATCATGCTATCCCACATTTCGGATGATGTTGTCGCTGCAATCGGTGTAGCCAATCAACTAGTCTTTTTTGCGATTCTTCTTTTTAGCTTTACAGCAACCGGAACAGCTGTTTTAATCTCGCAATATTTAGGTGCAGGTTTGAAAAAAGACGCCAAACAAGCCTCGGCAATATCCTTATCTATCAATCTAGGTATTGGCTTAATTGTAAGTGTATTGTTTGTGATTTTTAAAGGTCCGTTATTAAATATTTTCCACCTTGATGAGGATATAGCCATTATCGGATATGATTATTTATCAATTGTCGGCGGCACCTTATTTCTTCAGGCTATGCTTGTGACTATTTCTGCTATTCTGAGGTCAAATGGCTTCACGAGGGAAGCTATGTTTGTTTCTGTGATGATGAACCTCATCCATTTGGCTGGAAACGCCATAGTGATTTATGGATGGTTTGGATTTCCGGAAATGGGCGTTAAAGGGGTTGCCTTATCGACTGCTTTCAGCAGAGCAGCAGCACTAGTTATTGCCTTTTGGTTCATGTATAAGAGACTCCCAATCAGAATTGAATGGAATGATTATATCGATTTCCAACTAACGCATATTAAGAAAATACTAAAAATAGGCATTCCTTCTGCTGGTGAACAACTTAGTTACAACACGAGCCAGATGGCGATGACTGCGATTACAGCTCTTCTTGGAGCAGCAGCTTTGTCTACCCGTGTTTATACATGGAATATTATGTCCTTTATTATGTTATTTGCATTAGCCGTTGGCCAGGGAACACAAATTTTAATCGGTTATCGTGTAGGAGCTGGCGATTTTGCAGGGGCCTATAAACAATTACTAAAGAGCCTTAAAGTTAGTTTTATTATTACTATTGTTATAGCAATACTTATTGCTATTTTTAGAGAAGTAATTATGGGTCTTTTCACAGATGATCCTGAAATTATTAAAGTCGGAAGTACACTTTTATTATTATGTTTAATTCTTGAGCCTGGAAGGACATTGAACCTCATCGTGGTAAACTCACTTCGTGCAACCGGAGATGCTGTTTTTACGGTGAAAATGGGCGTTCTTTCGATGTGGGGAATTGCCGTTCCAGTATCATACTTACTAGGAATACAGTTTGGTCTTGGTTTAGCCGGGGTATGGATTGCTTTTATTGCGGATGAATGGTTCAGAGGCATCGTTATGTATTTTAGATGGAAAAGCAGAGTGTGGGAAAAGAAAGTCCTTGTTGATAAAAAAGAAGTTGTTGCTAGTTAA
- a CDS encoding family 43 glycosylhydrolase, with protein sequence MVRVTIEEAKRAQDLIIEQRADPWIYKHTDGYYYFTASVPAYDRIEVRRSKTIKGIAEAEPVVAWRNHETGPLSALIWAPEIHYINGSWYIYYAAAPSKEIVDGLFQHRMFVIENKSANPLEGNWEEKGQIKTDWESFALDATSFEHKGQQYLVWAQKDPNIRGNSNLYIAPLENPWTIKGPQVMITKPEYDWETIGFWVNEGPAVLKRDGKIFISFSGSATDENYAMGILTADENSDVLDPASWSKSTEPVFKTCYETGQYGPGHNSFTVSEDGSKDVLVYHVRNYTEIVGDPLYDPNRHTCAKEFTWNPEGTPNFGFPK encoded by the coding sequence ATGGTTAGAGTAACAATCGAAGAAGCGAAAAGAGCACAGGACCTCATTATAGAGCAAAGAGCAGATCCGTGGATTTATAAACACACAGATGGCTACTACTATTTCACTGCTTCAGTCCCTGCATATGATCGAATTGAAGTAAGGCGTTCAAAAACCATTAAAGGAATAGCAGAAGCTGAACCTGTGGTTGCATGGAGGAATCATGAGACGGGACCATTGAGTGCGCTTATCTGGGCACCTGAGATCCATTATATTAACGGCAGCTGGTATATCTATTATGCTGCTGCACCGTCAAAGGAAATCGTAGATGGGCTTTTTCAACATCGCATGTTTGTAATTGAAAATAAATCTGCTAATCCCCTAGAGGGTAATTGGGAAGAAAAGGGGCAAATCAAGACAGACTGGGAGTCCTTTGCCCTTGATGCGACTTCGTTTGAGCATAAAGGTCAGCAGTACCTTGTCTGGGCACAAAAAGATCCAAACATAAGAGGAAACTCAAACCTTTATATTGCTCCATTGGAAAACCCATGGACTATTAAAGGACCGCAAGTCATGATTACTAAACCGGAATATGATTGGGAGACAATTGGATTTTGGGTAAATGAAGGACCTGCAGTTTTGAAGCGGGACGGTAAAATCTTCATTTCTTTCTCTGGCAGTGCCACGGATGAAAATTATGCTATGGGGATTCTGACAGCGGATGAAAATAGTGATGTACTGGATCCAGCATCATGGAGTAAGTCCACAGAACCTGTGTTTAAAACTTGTTATGAAACAGGACAATACGGTCCAGGTCATAACAGCTTTACTGTCTCAGAAGATGGCAGCAAGGATGTTTTGGTTTACCATGTTAGGAACTATACAGAAATTGTCGGCGATCCGCTATATGATCCGAACCGTCATACCTGTGCGAAGGAATTTACTTGGAATCCTGAAGGGACACCAAACTTTGGTTTCCCTAAATAA
- a CDS encoding family 43 glycosylhydrolase: MQKVETLKNPIVEQRADPWVYKHTDGYYYFTASVPEYDRIEVRRSKTIQGLGNAEPVIAWTKHEDGIMSANIWAPEIHFIDGKWYIYFAAARKDAIFDHRMYVIENDSQNPLEGNWVEKGQVRTAWESFSLDATTFEHQGNLYYVWAQKDPEIEGNSNLYIVKMANPWTLTGPQVMITTPEYDWEKIGFLVNEGAAVLKRNGKIFISYSASATDYNYCMGLLSADADSDLLNPKSWKKSPQPVFQTNEENSQFGPGHNSFTVSEDGSQDILIYHARNYREIVGDPLWDPNRHTRAQVFTWNEDGTPNFGTPVPDAN; encoded by the coding sequence ATGCAAAAAGTTGAAACGTTGAAAAATCCTATTGTCGAGCAGCGAGCAGATCCTTGGGTTTATAAACACACAGATGGATACTACTATTTCACTGCTTCAGTACCTGAATATGACAGAATCGAAGTAAGAAGGTCAAAAACGATTCAAGGACTAGGAAATGCAGAACCAGTTATTGCCTGGACGAAACATGAAGACGGGATTATGAGTGCCAACATCTGGGCACCAGAAATTCATTTCATTGACGGCAAATGGTATATCTATTTTGCAGCAGCCCGCAAGGATGCGATTTTTGACCATCGGATGTATGTCATTGAAAATGACTCACAAAATCCACTCGAAGGAAATTGGGTTGAAAAGGGACAGGTAAGAACCGCTTGGGAATCCTTTTCTCTTGATGCGACCACCTTTGAACATCAAGGAAATCTATACTATGTTTGGGCTCAGAAAGATCCTGAAATTGAAGGTAATTCAAATCTATATATTGTGAAAATGGCGAACCCTTGGACATTAACAGGTCCTCAAGTCATGATTACCACTCCTGAATATGATTGGGAGAAAATTGGATTTTTAGTAAATGAGGGTGCTGCCGTTTTAAAAAGAAACGGAAAGATCTTTATTTCGTATTCGGCTAGCGCTACGGATTATAACTACTGCATGGGCTTACTATCAGCAGATGCAGACAGCGACCTGCTTAATCCGAAATCATGGAAAAAATCGCCGCAACCTGTATTCCAAACAAATGAGGAAAACAGCCAATTTGGTCCAGGTCATAACAGTTTCACGGTATCAGAAGATGGCAGTCAAGACATACTGATTTACCATGCTCGTAACTACCGTGAAATCGTCGGTGATCCGCTATGGGATCCGAATCGTCATACACGTGCACAAGTGTTCACTTGGAATGAAGATGGAACTCCTAACTTTGGCACTCCGGTACCCGACGCAAACTAA
- a CDS encoding sn-glycerol-1-phosphate dehydrogenase codes for MENYIAELMTLAQTCDCGNHHHPIPIERIRIGNSVYKELAAYVDGKGFKHAVIIADENTYQAAGKSLSEILKETGINISLSIIKPDENNDVVADEQSLVQALLEIPIDTEIIIAVGAGTLHDIARFCSTKMKLPFISVPTAPSVDGFTSMGAPLIVKGVKTTFQMSAPIAVFADLSVLKASPRKMVAAGFGDMLAKFTSLADWKFGHLVMGEPYCPLVAAITREALDSCVEKVELIAAADEEGIEILIEALIKSGLAMLIFGQSHPASGGEHHLSHYWEMDFLKRKRPAVLHGAKVGVSTVLLAEVYKGQFLPLLSDSIRLGSIQDSLINEDLQDNIIEIMKVYQEIPTTERLKTLLTATGGETMPEQLGIDEQLVAASLSGAHTLRNRFTALKFMNVAMGSNTLIQP; via the coding sequence GTGGAAAACTATATTGCTGAACTCATGACTCTAGCTCAAACATGTGATTGTGGAAATCATCATCATCCGATTCCCATTGAGAGAATCAGGATTGGAAACAGTGTTTATAAAGAACTTGCGGCATATGTAGATGGTAAGGGATTTAAACATGCAGTTATAATCGCAGATGAAAATACCTATCAAGCAGCAGGTAAAAGTCTATCAGAGATTTTAAAAGAAACAGGTATTAACATTTCTCTTAGTATCATCAAGCCGGATGAAAATAATGATGTCGTTGCTGATGAGCAATCCTTAGTTCAGGCATTATTAGAGATACCAATAGATACAGAGATCATTATCGCTGTAGGTGCAGGTACACTCCATGATATAGCGCGTTTTTGCAGTACAAAAATGAAATTGCCATTTATTTCAGTTCCTACAGCACCTTCTGTCGATGGCTTCACATCAATGGGAGCTCCATTAATTGTTAAGGGTGTGAAAACAACCTTCCAAATGTCAGCTCCGATTGCCGTGTTCGCTGATTTATCTGTACTGAAGGCATCACCGCGAAAAATGGTAGCAGCGGGATTTGGGGATATGCTGGCTAAATTCACCTCGCTTGCGGACTGGAAATTTGGCCACCTTGTTATGGGAGAGCCATATTGTCCGCTAGTTGCCGCTATTACCCGTGAAGCATTAGATTCCTGTGTGGAAAAGGTAGAATTGATTGCTGCAGCTGATGAAGAGGGAATTGAGATTCTAATTGAAGCTCTAATCAAGTCAGGGCTGGCCATGCTTATATTTGGTCAGTCACATCCAGCTTCTGGCGGCGAACATCACCTGTCGCACTACTGGGAAATGGACTTTTTAAAGCGAAAGCGCCCTGCCGTGCTTCACGGGGCGAAAGTTGGAGTATCAACTGTACTGCTTGCGGAAGTTTATAAAGGACAGTTCCTTCCTTTACTATCTGATTCAATACGTTTAGGGTCAATACAAGATTCTCTTATCAATGAAGACTTACAAGATAACATAATAGAAATCATGAAAGTTTATCAAGAGATCCCAACCACCGAACGCCTAAAGACTCTGTTAACAGCGACAGGCGGGGAAACTATGCCCGAACAGCTGGGTATTGATGAACAGTTAGTCGCAGCAAGCTTAAGTGGTGCACATACCTTAAGAAATCGATTTACAGCTTTAAAATTTATGAATGTGGCTATGGGAAGCAACACCCTTATACAACCATGA
- a CDS encoding aldose epimerase family protein, whose amino-acid sequence MKVLKEEFGRKDNQTVFLFNLINDHGVEISCINYGCIITKIITPDKEGNFENVVIGYDTLNEYENDSYFLGAAVGRVAGRIKAGAFDLNGKTYTLAKNENNNHLHGGNKGFNQIVWDSEVIEDEQEIGVRFTYFSPNGEEGYPGNLKVSVTYTLNNDNELSIRYSGVSDEDTLLNMTNHSYFNLSGNLKRDSLNHSLRIKSDKFLELNDELLPTGDMLDVRGTAFDFTTERMIETGVLSQHPQNKLAGAGYDHPFLLNTQHDQEIVLKDIESGRTLTIETDEPSVVVYSGNQMKSEGEIAGVPSRKYLGICLETQGLPDAIHHPQFPSWVLEKDQEYSTVTTYKFGILEE is encoded by the coding sequence ATGAAGGTCTTGAAAGAGGAGTTTGGAAGAAAAGATAACCAAACTGTTTTTTTATTTAATCTAATTAATGATCATGGAGTAGAAATTAGCTGTATTAATTATGGCTGTATTATTACAAAAATTATAACACCTGATAAAGAAGGCAACTTTGAAAATGTTGTTATTGGATATGACACGTTGAACGAATATGAAAATGATAGTTATTTTTTAGGCGCTGCAGTTGGCCGTGTCGCTGGGAGAATCAAGGCTGGTGCCTTTGATTTGAACGGGAAAACCTATACACTTGCAAAAAATGAAAATAACAACCATCTGCATGGCGGAAATAAAGGGTTTAACCAGATCGTTTGGGATAGTGAAGTCATCGAGGATGAACAGGAGATTGGAGTTCGATTCACCTATTTTAGCCCGAATGGTGAAGAGGGTTATCCTGGAAATTTAAAGGTTTCCGTTACTTACACCTTGAATAATGACAATGAACTCTCTATCCGTTATTCTGGCGTGTCTGATGAGGACACACTACTAAATATGACGAATCACTCTTATTTCAATTTAAGTGGAAATTTAAAACGAGATAGTTTAAATCATTCTTTACGAATAAAAAGCGATAAGTTTCTTGAATTAAATGATGAACTGCTTCCGACGGGAGATATGCTGGATGTTAGAGGTACAGCATTTGATTTTACAACTGAGAGAATGATTGAAACTGGAGTACTGTCACAACATCCGCAAAATAAATTAGCCGGCGCTGGGTATGACCATCCATTTTTATTAAATACACAACATGACCAAGAAATTGTCCTGAAGGATATCGAAAGTGGACGGACTCTAACGATTGAAACAGATGAACCAAGTGTTGTCGTTTATTCTGGAAATCAGATGAAATCTGAAGGAGAGATTGCCGGGGTGCCGTCACGGAAGTACTTAGGAATTTGCTTAGAGACACAGGGATTACCGGACGCGATTCATCACCCACAGTTTCCTTCTTGGGTTCTAGAAAAAGATCAAGAATATTCGACGGTAACAACCTATAAATTTGGGATTTTAGAAGAATAG